The Halobacillus ihumii genomic sequence AATTCTTCAATTGGACGCCTTCTCGTATTCTGGGGTGCGCCAGTATAGATCATAAATGTAGATGAACCATATGACTCAGCTTCCTCACTCGCACCTAACAGCATTTTCTTCCCTTTCATGGAAACATGTGAACCAATCTTAACCATATTTTTCACTCCTCTAACTATTTCCGCTTACCTCGATAACTGTCTCTTTTTAATTTTTTCGTATTTTGATCTACTTTACGTTTCATCTTCTTTTTATAACCAGGCTTCACTTTTTTCGGTTTTCTAACCATCTGTTTGGCCTGTTTTTCAATATCCGATTCTCTGCGAGTTCGTTTTTGCCGTTCTTTATAGGAATGGGTTTCTTTCCATTCTCCGTTCGATACTTCATAATAAGCAAATGTAAGGCCGCGCTTCTCTAATTTCTCAATCAATGGAAAGTCATCTTGTGAATAGAGGTTGATGGCTGTCCCTTCCAATCCGGCTCTTGCTGTTCGCCCCACTCTGTGTATATAAAATTCTTCTTCCTTCGGCATTTGTGCGTTTATGACATGGCTGACTCCTTGAATATCAATTCCTCTTGAGGCAAGGTCAGTAGCCACAATATATTGATATTTCAGCCCCTGAATATCTTTCAGCATACGCTTCCGTTCTCTCGGGGACAATCCACCGTGAATGATTCCAGTTTCTAAACCCCTGTCTAATAATTTATTGGCGAGCTCATCAGCATGAGCCTTCCCATTAGTAAAAATAATTGCTAAATAAGGCTGAATGCTCTTCGTAATATTCATAATCACGTCAGCAGGCTCTTTATGCCGCAATGCAACTAACCGATGTTCCATCGATTCAGGGGAAGGTTTATGATCTTGAATTTGAATATGAGTCGGATTTGTAAGGTACTTTTTTAAAAATGGCTGAAGGCGTTCTGGTATAGTAGCCGAAAACACTAACATCTGGAGATCTTCATTCATACGAACAAGAATTTGGTCTACCTCTTCGATAAATCCTAGATCAAGCATTAAGTCTGCCTCATCAAGTACAAAGGCATTAGCCTGGTACAAATCGAGAGCTTCCTCCTTGACCATGTCCAAAATTCGGCCAGGTGTCCCTACAACAATGTGAGGCGGGTTGGATGCCAGCTTTTCCATCATTTTTTGTTTGTCTGTACCGCCAATCACAAGCTTCGCTTTCCAAACTTCCTTTTTACCAGCAAACTGAATTGCTTTTCTTACTTCTTCATAAATCTGTGTAGCTAACTCCCTGGTTGGCGCTGTTACCACAAACTGCACATGGTTTTCGTCATCGTTCAACTGATTGAACAATGGTAATAAGTAGGCATGGGTTTTTCCAGAGCCTGTATGTGACTGCCCGATCAGACTTTCTCCACGTAACGCCGATGGAACGACTTCTTTCTGTATAGGTGTCGGCTCGTTAAAGCCTAACTGTTCTATAATTTGATCTACATTGTTATTAATTGCGTATTGTTTAAACGAATGATTGCGCATTCCTTAACTCCTTTAAAATAAATTGTTCCTTTTCTATTATAACCTGAGACTAGAGAGAATTGCACGAGGATGTAGACATTCTTTGTCATCTGTGCCATTACCATTTATAATAAGAGTGGAGACGAGAAATAGTTTGGCTTATAGAGGAGGACTTATCAAATGGAAGTCATAAAGATCGCACCTCGCGGTTATTGCTACGGAGTGGTAGATGCTATGGTAATTGCTCAAAATGCTGCCAAAGATCCCAATCTGCCACGCCCTATATATATTCTAGGTATGATTGTTCACAACTCACATGTAACAAATGCATTTGAAAATGAAGGAATTATAACAGTCGACGGAAAAGATCGTCTTGGACTGCTGGAGGACATTAACGACGGTACAGTCATCTTCACAGCTCATGGCGTCTCCCCGGAAGTAAAAGAGCGAGCGAAAGCAAAGGGACTGACAACTCTTGACGCCACGTGTCCAGATGTTACAAATACTCATAATTTAATTCGTGACAGAGTGGCAGAGGGCTATGAAATAGTTTATGTAGGTAAAAAAGGACACCCTGAACCAGAAGGCGCGATGGGAGTTGCGCCAGGTAAAGTTCACCTCGTACAAACAGAAGAGGATGTGGAAGATCTGCATCTAGATCATGATAAGCTTCTCATTACTAACCAGACAACGATGAGTCAATGGGATGTTTATGACGTAATGGAAAAAGTCCGGGAGAAATATCCTCATGTCGAGAAACATCAAGAGATTTGTATGGCTACCCAAGTTCGTCAGGAGGCTGTATCCGAGCAGGCTAAAGACGCTGATTTAACACTTGTGGTCGGTGATCCAATTAGTAATAATTCAAATCGTCTGGCCCAGGTCTCTCAGGAAGTTGCTGGTACACCAGCCTACCGAATTGCTGATATATCCGATTTAAAACTGGAGTGGCTCGAAGGTGTACAAAAAGTAGCCGTAACTGCCGGCGCATCTACACCCACACCGATCACAAAAGAAGTCATTAAGTTCATTGAACAATATGACTCCAAGAAAGAGGACGAATGGAGCCTTGAATCAAAAGTAGAACAGAAAAAGATTCTTCCTCGGGTAAAAGCTAAAAAGAAATAAAAAACAAAAATTGCCTGGGACAAAATTTAATTAAGC encodes the following:
- a CDS encoding DEAD/DEAH box helicase; the protein is MRNHSFKQYAINNNVDQIIEQLGFNEPTPIQKEVVPSALRGESLIGQSHTGSGKTHAYLLPLFNQLNDDENHVQFVVTAPTRELATQIYEEVRKAIQFAGKKEVWKAKLVIGGTDKQKMMEKLASNPPHIVVGTPGRILDMVKEEALDLYQANAFVLDEADLMLDLGFIEEVDQILVRMNEDLQMLVFSATIPERLQPFLKKYLTNPTHIQIQDHKPSPESMEHRLVALRHKEPADVIMNITKSIQPYLAIIFTNGKAHADELANKLLDRGLETGIIHGGLSPRERKRMLKDIQGLKYQYIVATDLASRGIDIQGVSHVINAQMPKEEEFYIHRVGRTARAGLEGTAINLYSQDDFPLIEKLEKRGLTFAYYEVSNGEWKETHSYKERQKRTRRESDIEKQAKQMVRKPKKVKPGYKKKMKRKVDQNTKKLKRDSYRGKRK
- a CDS encoding 4-hydroxy-3-methylbut-2-enyl diphosphate reductase, with the protein product MEVIKIAPRGYCYGVVDAMVIAQNAAKDPNLPRPIYILGMIVHNSHVTNAFENEGIITVDGKDRLGLLEDINDGTVIFTAHGVSPEVKERAKAKGLTTLDATCPDVTNTHNLIRDRVAEGYEIVYVGKKGHPEPEGAMGVAPGKVHLVQTEEDVEDLHLDHDKLLITNQTTMSQWDVYDVMEKVREKYPHVEKHQEICMATQVRQEAVSEQAKDADLTLVVGDPISNNSNRLAQVSQEVAGTPAYRIADISDLKLEWLEGVQKVAVTAGASTPTPITKEVIKFIEQYDSKKEDEWSLESKVEQKKILPRVKAKKK